A single window of Flavobacterium sp. 140616W15 DNA harbors:
- a CDS encoding YebC/PmpR family DNA-binding transcriptional regulator has product MGRAFEFRKGRKMKRWSAMAKTFTRIGKDIVMAVKEGGPNPDANSRLRAVIQNAKAANMPKDNVERAIKNASNKDTANYKEILFEGYAPHGIAILIETASDNNNRTVANIRSYFNKCNGTMGTQGSVEFMFDHTCNFRIPKGDLDPEELELELIDFGAEEVFEDEDGILIYAPFGSFGALQKELENRGIEILSSGFERIPQITKELTEAQIADVEKLIEKIEEDDDVMNVYHTMKEE; this is encoded by the coding sequence ATGGGAAGAGCGTTTGAATTTAGAAAAGGTAGAAAAATGAAGCGTTGGTCAGCAATGGCCAAAACATTTACCCGAATTGGTAAAGATATTGTAATGGCCGTTAAAGAAGGTGGTCCTAATCCAGACGCCAATTCTAGACTTAGAGCTGTTATACAAAATGCAAAAGCTGCCAACATGCCGAAAGACAACGTTGAGCGCGCAATAAAAAATGCCAGCAATAAAGATACTGCCAACTATAAAGAAATTTTATTTGAAGGTTATGCTCCTCACGGAATTGCTATATTAATAGAAACTGCATCGGATAATAATAATCGTACGGTAGCCAACATTCGTAGTTATTTTAATAAATGCAACGGAACTATGGGTACACAAGGTTCTGTTGAATTTATGTTTGACCATACTTGTAATTTCCGAATCCCTAAAGGTGATCTTGATCCTGAGGAATTAGAATTGGAATTAATTGATTTTGGTGCTGAAGAGGTTTTTGAAGACGAAGACGGTATTTTAATCTACGCGCCTTTTGGAAGCTTTGGAGCACTACAAAAAGAACTTGAGAACAGAGGTATTGAAATTTTATCTTCTGGTTTTGAGCGCATTCCACAAATCACTAAAGAACTTACTGAGGCTCAAATTGCAGACGTAGAAAAACTTATAGAAAAAATCGAAGAGGATGATGACGTTATGAACGTATATCATACGATGAAAGAAGAATAA
- a CDS encoding S41 family peptidase, which produces MKNFSLVLLLLSFSLFGQNSDSTCEILTKINTLIQSEHIQPKPVDDSLSVFVFDNLIDDLDPSRNIFLKSEYDILVKKYRLNIDNLILNKDCSFLNDIVSKYKNGLIRNKVALEKILIEPIDYSAKDTIRFYKKSFPVYMKENDVEKVWRKKMRYEILDQIAEVSPNLDSLKTNFKSLEATYKKSILDNEICRINTLLQTEKKPQEKLYNYFCTYFDPHTAYFSDDSKSSFVASLSKEHLSLGLSVNLNEKNEIIVAELDPNGPAFQTGQIKKGDQIISISNQKETLKVSCATLESISTMILSESNKSITFTLKRNSGKSFDVYIEKQIMKDEENSVFSFIIGKESKIGYIKIPSFYADLEGNSGKGCADDTVKEILKLQKDNIKGLVIDLIDNGGGSMEEAIKLAGMFIDNGPISIVVDNKNEQSVINDPYKGMLYKGIVVVLVNGNTASASEFFASIMQDYNRALLLGSTTLGKATMQTIQSLDEKKNTDFLKITINKFYRITGKSHQYIGITPDVVLPEFYENIIAKEKNFPTAIKNDSIVPILKFRPYVKRSLINKLADDSSIRVAASDYFNNIITINKKIDQLVNTPRTEISMTLDAVFEQKKTRTSLWEEITSFNTKNDPLDVYNSTVNRFLLGIHPTEKIMNQYQIDNLKTNPYLNEAVNIINDFNAAR; this is translated from the coding sequence ATGAAAAATTTCTCATTGGTACTTCTGCTTCTTAGTTTTTCTCTGTTTGGTCAAAATAGTGATTCTACATGTGAAATTTTAACTAAAATAAATACGCTTATTCAAAGCGAACATATACAACCTAAACCGGTAGATGATAGTCTATCGGTTTTTGTTTTTGACAACTTGATTGATGATCTTGATCCTTCTAGAAACATCTTTCTGAAATCAGAATATGATATTCTTGTCAAAAAATATCGTTTGAATATTGACAATCTAATTCTTAATAAAGATTGTTCTTTCTTGAATGATATCGTTTCTAAGTATAAAAATGGGCTTATAAGAAATAAAGTTGCATTAGAGAAAATTTTAATTGAACCTATTGACTATTCTGCAAAGGATACAATTCGGTTTTATAAAAAATCTTTTCCTGTATATATGAAGGAAAATGACGTCGAGAAAGTATGGCGCAAGAAAATGCGCTATGAAATCTTAGATCAAATAGCTGAGGTAAGTCCCAACCTTGATTCGCTTAAAACAAATTTTAAATCTCTTGAAGCCACTTATAAGAAGTCTATACTTGATAATGAAATATGTCGAATTAACACACTCTTGCAAACGGAAAAAAAACCTCAAGAAAAACTGTACAATTACTTCTGTACTTACTTTGACCCTCATACTGCCTATTTTAGTGATGATTCAAAATCTAGTTTTGTTGCTTCTTTATCTAAAGAACACTTATCATTGGGATTAAGTGTTAATCTGAATGAAAAAAACGAAATTATTGTTGCCGAATTGGACCCAAATGGACCCGCATTTCAAACAGGTCAAATAAAAAAAGGAGACCAAATCATCTCTATATCTAACCAAAAAGAAACCTTAAAAGTTTCGTGCGCCACTCTTGAATCTATTTCGACTATGATCTTATCTGAATCGAACAAAAGTATCACATTTACTCTTAAAAGAAATTCTGGAAAAAGTTTTGATGTTTATATCGAAAAACAAATCATGAAAGATGAAGAAAACTCTGTTTTTAGTTTTATAATAGGCAAAGAAAGTAAGATTGGTTACATAAAAATCCCTAGTTTTTATGCCGATTTAGAGGGTAATAGTGGAAAAGGTTGTGCTGATGATACTGTCAAAGAAATTCTGAAATTGCAAAAAGATAATATTAAAGGTCTTGTCATTGATTTAATTGATAATGGTGGTGGGTCTATGGAAGAGGCTATAAAATTAGCCGGAATGTTTATTGATAATGGCCCTATATCAATTGTTGTAGATAATAAAAATGAACAATCTGTTATTAATGATCCTTATAAAGGAATGCTTTATAAAGGTATTGTTGTTGTTCTTGTTAATGGTAATACAGCATCAGCAAGTGAGTTTTTTGCATCGATTATGCAGGATTACAATCGTGCCCTGTTATTAGGAAGTACTACATTAGGAAAAGCAACTATGCAAACGATACAGTCACTAGATGAGAAGAAAAACACAGATTTTTTGAAAATAACAATTAATAAGTTCTATCGAATAACAGGCAAAAGTCACCAATACATAGGTATAACTCCTGATGTTGTTCTGCCTGAATTTTATGAAAACATTATTGCTAAAGAAAAAAACTTTCCTACAGCTATCAAAAATGATTCTATTGTCCCTATTTTAAAATTTAGACCCTACGTAAAAAGAAGTTTAATAAATAAACTCGCCGATGATAGTAGTATCAGAGTAGCTGCTAGTGATTATTTTAATAATATAATCACAATAAACAAAAAAATAGACCAACTGGTTAATACACCTCGAACTGAAATTTCGATGACTTTAGATGCTGTCTTTGAACAGAAAAAGACTCGAACTAGCTTATGGGAGGAAATAACCTCTTTTAATACTAAGAATGATCCTCTAGATGTATATAACTCGACAGTAAACAGATTCCTTTTAGGGATTCATCCTACTGAAAAAATTATGAATCAATATCAAATTGATAATCTTAAAACTAATCCTTACTTAAACGAAGCTGTAAATATTATTAATGATTTTAATGCAGCTAGGTAA
- the gcvT gene encoding glycine cleavage system aminomethyltransferase GcvT has translation MKNTALTHIHEGLGAKMLPFAGYNMPILYEGVNAEHETVRTGVGVFDVSHMGEFLLTGPNALALIQKVTSNDASTLTIGRAQYSCLPNNDGGIVDDLIIYKMKEEEYLLVVNASNIDKDWNWISSHNDVGAEMKNLSDDYSLLAIQGPKAVEAMQSLTAVDLSAIPYYHFEVGSFAGVENVIISATGYTGSGGFEIYCKNDEVEHIWNKVFEAGASFGIKPIGLAARDTLRLEMGFCLYGNDIDDTTSPLEAGLGWITKFTKDFTNSENLKKQKEAGVTKKLVGFEMQERAVPRQGYEIVDASGNVIGIVTSGTMSPSMGIGIGLGYVTIANSAVDSAIFIRIRKNDVPAKVVKLPFYKK, from the coding sequence ATGAAAAATACTGCGCTAACGCACATACATGAGGGTTTGGGAGCGAAAATGCTGCCTTTTGCTGGTTATAATATGCCTATTTTATACGAAGGTGTAAATGCTGAACACGAAACTGTTCGTACTGGTGTGGGCGTTTTTGACGTTTCGCATATGGGGGAATTTTTATTAACTGGTCCAAATGCTTTGGCTTTAATTCAGAAAGTTACTTCTAATGATGCATCGACGCTAACTATTGGTAGAGCTCAATATTCTTGCTTACCTAATAATGATGGCGGAATTGTAGATGATTTGATTATTTATAAAATGAAAGAGGAAGAGTATTTACTTGTTGTAAATGCTTCGAATATTGATAAAGATTGGAATTGGATTTCTTCTCACAATGATGTAGGTGCTGAAATGAAAAATCTTTCGGACGATTACTCTTTGTTAGCAATTCAAGGGCCTAAAGCTGTTGAAGCAATGCAAAGTTTAACTGCTGTAGATTTATCTGCTATTCCATATTACCATTTTGAAGTTGGTTCTTTTGCTGGAGTTGAGAATGTAATTATTTCGGCTACTGGTTATACCGGTTCTGGTGGTTTTGAAATTTATTGTAAAAATGATGAGGTTGAACACATCTGGAATAAAGTATTTGAAGCTGGTGCCTCTTTTGGTATTAAACCAATTGGATTGGCAGCTCGTGATACTTTGCGTCTAGAAATGGGCTTCTGTTTATACGGAAATGATATTGATGATACCACTTCTCCACTTGAGGCTGGACTGGGTTGGATTACAAAATTTACGAAAGATTTTACTAACTCTGAAAATCTGAAAAAACAAAAAGAAGCTGGTGTTACTAAAAAGCTTGTTGGTTTTGAGATGCAGGAACGTGCTGTACCAAGACAAGGGTATGAAATTGTAGATGCATCTGGAAATGTAATTGGAATTGTAACTTCGGGAACGATGTCTCCTTCTATGGGGATTGGTATTGGTCTAGGATACGTTACTATTGCAAACAGCGCTGTAGATAGTGCTATCTTTATTAGAATTAGAAAAAATGATGTTCCTGCGAAAGTGGTAAAATTACCTTTCTATAAAAAATAA
- a CDS encoding NAD(P)H-hydrate dehydratase, which yields MKIPILISQAEIQQIYKPINPKAHKGIQGHATIIAGSYGKIGAAVLASKACIKSGCGLVTTYIPKCGYEILQSTIPEVMVVTTTHEKYISEIIFDIQPQAIGIGPGIGQEPDTQRAFYEFLKTNKIPLVIDADALNILSQNKSWFNLLRQDTILTPHPKELERLIGSWNSEIEKHVRAIEFSKQYGIIIVMKGAPTQIVNGEDIYQNTTGNAALATAGSGDVLTGIITSLLAQGYLPIQAAQIGVYLHGLTATIALPETGYQSFIASDIIANLGKAFLSLD from the coding sequence ATGAAAATACCCATTCTAATAAGCCAAGCCGAGATTCAACAGATTTATAAACCAATAAATCCTAAAGCACACAAAGGAATTCAAGGGCATGCAACAATAATTGCAGGAAGTTATGGAAAGATAGGTGCAGCCGTTTTAGCATCCAAAGCCTGTATAAAATCAGGCTGTGGACTCGTAACTACTTACATTCCAAAATGTGGTTACGAAATCCTCCAATCTACAATTCCCGAAGTAATGGTTGTAACCACAACACATGAAAAATACATATCCGAAATCATATTCGATATCCAACCTCAAGCCATAGGAATAGGCCCAGGAATAGGGCAGGAGCCCGATACACAAAGAGCGTTTTATGAGTTTTTAAAAACAAACAAAATACCCCTAGTTATCGATGCCGATGCACTAAATATCCTATCACAAAATAAATCATGGTTTAATTTACTACGACAGGATACAATACTCACACCACATCCCAAAGAACTAGAACGCTTAATAGGAAGTTGGAATTCTGAAATTGAAAAACATGTAAGAGCGATAGAATTTTCTAAGCAATACGGGATAATCATAGTTATGAAAGGCGCGCCAACACAAATTGTAAATGGAGAAGACATCTACCAAAATACAACAGGAAATGCAGCATTGGCAACCGCAGGGAGTGGCGATGTGCTAACGGGAATAATCACTAGTTTATTAGCTCAAGGATATCTGCCTATTCAAGCCGCACAAATAGGAGTATATCTACATGGTTTAACCGCTACTATAGCTCTACCCGAAACAGGATACCAGTCATTTATAGCATCCGATATTATTGCTAATCTCGGTAAAGCGTTTTTATCATTAGATTAG
- a CDS encoding HipA family kinase — translation MKNKLDLRTVNVTRYISPLREGGSLPALAEADDDFKYVLKFKGAGHGVKALIAELVGGAIANVLKLQIPELVFANLDEAFGRTEGDEEIQDLLQGSQGLNLALHFLSGAITFDPVVTVVEPKLASQIVWLDAFITNVDRTFRNTNMLIWHKELWLIDHGACLYFHHSWNNWEQHAKSPFALIKDHVLLPQASLLKEVDSEYKAVLTPELLQEIVALIPDEWLHWEDTDETPEGLRNVYLQFLQTRLDHSEIFVKQAENAR, via the coding sequence ATGAAAAACAAACTCGATCTAAGAACGGTAAACGTAACGCGATATATAAGTCCGTTACGCGAAGGCGGTTCGTTACCCGCTTTGGCCGAAGCAGATGATGATTTTAAATATGTCCTAAAATTTAAAGGAGCCGGACATGGTGTAAAAGCACTAATTGCCGAATTGGTAGGTGGGGCAATTGCTAATGTATTAAAACTTCAGATTCCTGAATTGGTATTTGCCAATCTCGACGAAGCTTTTGGCAGAACCGAAGGCGATGAGGAAATTCAGGATTTGCTACAAGGAAGCCAAGGACTTAATTTGGCTTTGCATTTTTTATCAGGAGCAATTACTTTTGATCCAGTTGTAACTGTGGTTGAGCCTAAATTAGCTTCGCAGATCGTTTGGTTAGATGCTTTTATTACCAATGTAGATCGTACATTCAGAAATACAAATATGCTAATATGGCATAAAGAACTATGGTTAATAGATCACGGTGCTTGTTTGTATTTTCATCATTCATGGAACAATTGGGAACAACATGCTAAAAGTCCATTTGCATTAATAAAAGATCATGTATTGTTGCCACAGGCATCACTTTTAAAAGAAGTTGATTCAGAATATAAAGCAGTTTTAACTCCCGAATTATTACAGGAAATCGTAGCCCTTATTCCTGACGAATGGCTTCATTGGGAAGATACCGATGAAACACCCGAAGGATTGCGAAATGTATATTTACAATTCTTGCAAACACGATTAGACCATTCTGAAATTTTTGTAAAACAAGCCGAAAATGCAAGATAG
- a CDS encoding DUF3037 domain-containing protein, with protein sequence MQDSHLYEYAVIRVVPRVEREEFLNIGVILFCKRAKFIKVLYHINDARIQALSADFDVEQLHCNLTSLEKIANGAKDGGPIGQMEIPERFRWLTAIRSSAIQTSRPHPGLCQDLDKTIQRLFEELVL encoded by the coding sequence ATGCAAGATAGTCACTTATATGAATATGCCGTAATTCGTGTTGTACCAAGAGTAGAGCGCGAAGAATTCCTAAATATAGGTGTTATATTATTTTGTAAAAGAGCCAAATTTATAAAAGTATTATACCATATAAACGATGCTAGAATCCAAGCTCTTTCAGCTGATTTTGATGTCGAACAATTGCATTGTAATTTAACCTCATTAGAAAAAATAGCCAATGGAGCCAAAGATGGCGGGCCCATTGGACAAATGGAAATTCCTGAGCGATTTAGATGGCTAACAGCTATACGTAGTTCGGCAATTCAAACCTCAAGACCACATCCGGGTTTATGTCAGGATTTGGATAAAACAATTCAGAGATTGTTTGAGGAATTGGTTCTATAA
- a CDS encoding polysaccharide lyase family 1 protein, translated as MKIKSTLSALLLTLILGFASCNSEEITATQNSDSNASTVLSTSQNLTAKVGNCAEVPGWASQNGGTTGGGNAAETVVTTYAQLKAAIENSAVKVVKVTGTITITTRLSFQDQSGKTIYGASGAKLVSTDQTKANSGIINIKRCTNIIIRNLIFEGPGAYDTDGWDNAIIDDCRNVWVDHCEFRDGVDGNLDIKNKSNYITVSYTKFAYLKPPKAGGSGGTDDHRFSNLIGSSDSATADRGNLKITFARCWWAPGCKERMPRVRFGQVHIINSYFNSTVSNKCIAAGFEANIRVENNVFEGVKTPIDLMTGYTAVTAIGNVFTSTTGNTAGSNTAFTPPYAIVTLAASAVKADVTAGAGATFTGNTCGSF; from the coding sequence ATGAAGATTAAATCAACTTTATCAGCGTTATTACTAACTCTGATTTTAGGCTTTGCAAGTTGCAATAGCGAAGAAATTACTGCTACGCAAAATAGTGATAGCAACGCAAGTACTGTTTTATCAACAAGTCAAAATCTTACTGCCAAAGTTGGCAATTGTGCCGAGGTTCCGGGATGGGCATCTCAGAACGGAGGAACTACTGGTGGTGGCAATGCTGCCGAAACGGTTGTTACCACCTACGCTCAATTAAAAGCTGCTATCGAAAATAGTGCTGTAAAAGTGGTAAAAGTTACTGGTACTATTACTATTACGACAAGATTATCTTTTCAGGACCAATCTGGCAAAACAATTTATGGTGCTAGCGGTGCAAAATTGGTTTCTACGGATCAAACTAAAGCAAACTCTGGTATCATCAATATTAAAAGATGTACCAATATTATCATCCGAAATTTAATTTTTGAAGGTCCTGGTGCTTATGACACTGATGGTTGGGATAATGCTATTATAGACGACTGTCGAAATGTATGGGTTGATCATTGTGAGTTTAGAGATGGTGTAGATGGTAATCTTGATATCAAAAACAAGTCAAATTACATTACTGTTTCTTATACAAAATTTGCCTACTTAAAACCTCCTAAAGCAGGTGGCTCTGGTGGAACTGATGATCACAGATTTTCTAACCTAATTGGTTCTAGCGATAGTGCTACGGCTGATCGTGGAAATTTAAAAATTACTTTTGCTCGTTGCTGGTGGGCTCCTGGCTGTAAAGAAAGAATGCCAAGAGTACGTTTTGGTCAAGTACATATTATAAATAGCTATTTTAATAGTACTGTTAGCAACAAATGTATTGCTGCTGGTTTTGAAGCTAATATCCGTGTAGAAAACAATGTTTTCGAGGGTGTAAAAACTCCTATTGATTTAATGACTGGTTATACTGCTGTAACTGCTATTGGAAATGTGTTTACTAGCACAACTGGAAATACTGCCGGAAGCAATACCGCTTTTACTCCTCCGTATGCTATTGTGACTCTTGCTGCATCAGCGGTTAAAGCTGATGTTACTGCTGGAGCTGGAGCTACATTTACTGGTAATACTTGCGGATCGTTTTAA
- a CDS encoding Crp/Fnr family transcriptional regulator, translating into MKNNHMYKLLRDNIEHKIALTDTEWNIIIEKTEFVKLKKNEFLQIQNSNSVYEGFILKGAFKIYILNESGSETVLFFAFENDWMCDIESFYHQKPTKYNIKAIEDSEILVINKSNKTLLFKEIPKLIQFHIAMIERANVLIQERLLDVLNKTSKQRYLEFIKIHPDKTQKINNKNLSSYLGVSHEFLSKIKRNV; encoded by the coding sequence ATGAAAAATAACCATATGTATAAACTATTAAGGGATAATATTGAGCACAAAATTGCCCTTACAGATACGGAATGGAATATAATTATTGAAAAAACAGAATTCGTTAAATTAAAGAAAAATGAGTTTCTACAGATTCAAAATTCTAATAGTGTTTACGAAGGATTCATTTTGAAGGGAGCATTTAAAATATATATCTTAAACGAAAGTGGAAGTGAGACAGTTCTCTTTTTTGCTTTCGAAAATGATTGGATGTGTGATATTGAAAGTTTCTATCATCAGAAACCTACCAAATACAATATTAAAGCGATAGAAGATAGTGAGATATTGGTTATCAATAAATCAAATAAAACATTATTGTTTAAAGAAATACCAAAACTAATTCAATTTCATATTGCAATGATAGAAAGAGCCAATGTACTCATACAAGAAAGGCTTTTAGACGTTTTAAATAAAACATCGAAACAAAGGTATCTCGAATTTATAAAAATTCATCCTGATAAAACACAGAAAATAAATAACAAAAATCTATCCTCATACCTTGGAGTTTCTCATGAATTCTTATCGAAGATCAAAAGGAATGTTTAG
- a CDS encoding HutD family protein, with translation MNISLFPKKDSAVSIWSGGLTYEYMIYPKTANYAERDFIFRISSATIEQEPSIFTRFKGYHRYLVMLDNSLHVEVNKDKKLYEKYEIMEFNSDDEVTSYTKGIDFNWMVSEKVSHHKLKITSSNQNSNAPVVILFSLHATVIKINEKPYDLNPYDLLVIENEKREDILLHFSNECLFGILDF, from the coding sequence ATGAATATAAGCCTTTTTCCTAAAAAAGATAGTGCAGTCTCTATTTGGAGTGGTGGATTGACTTATGAATATATGATATATCCGAAAACAGCAAATTATGCTGAAAGAGATTTTATATTCAGAATAAGCAGTGCTACAATAGAACAAGAACCCTCAATTTTTACAAGATTTAAAGGTTATCACCGATACTTGGTAATGCTGGATAACAGCCTGCATGTTGAGGTTAACAAAGATAAAAAATTGTATGAGAAGTATGAAATCATGGAATTTAATTCGGATGATGAGGTAACTTCTTATACAAAAGGTATCGATTTTAATTGGATGGTTTCTGAAAAAGTATCCCATCACAAACTAAAAATAACGAGCAGTAATCAGAATTCTAATGCTCCAGTAGTTATTTTATTTTCTTTACATGCAACCGTTATTAAAATTAATGAGAAGCCATACGATCTAAATCCTTATGATTTGTTAGTCATAGAAAATGAAAAAAGGGAAGATATACTACTTCATTTTTCTAATGAATGCCTCTTTGGGATATTGGATTTTTAA
- a CDS encoding GNAT family N-acetyltransferase, producing the protein MITEATLQDIPALNTLINSAYRGESSKKGWTTEAYLLEGKRTTEEELTAIFLDPKNTFLKYTENDKIIGSVLLVEKDHQLYVGMLTVSPELQNSGIGKKMLAEAEVHAKTLGLSTLSMTVVSVRSELIAWYNRHGYVDTGEREPFPSSDIHINVSDKPLEFIHLEKKI; encoded by the coding sequence ATGATTACTGAAGCAACATTACAGGATATCCCAGCATTAAATACATTAATAAATTCAGCTTACCGCGGTGAATCTTCAAAAAAAGGCTGGACTACCGAAGCTTATCTATTAGAAGGAAAAAGAACAACCGAAGAGGAATTAACAGCAATCTTTTTAGATCCTAAAAATACATTTCTGAAATATACAGAGAATGACAAAATTATTGGTTCTGTTTTGTTAGTAGAAAAAGATCATCAATTGTATGTAGGAATGCTAACGGTTTCTCCTGAATTACAAAATAGCGGTATCGGAAAAAAGATGTTAGCAGAAGCAGAAGTTCATGCCAAAACTTTAGGATTGTCAACTCTTAGTATGACAGTTGTTTCAGTTCGTTCGGAACTTATTGCGTGGTACAATCGTCACGGTTATGTAGATACTGGCGAAAGAGAACCTTTTCCTTCAAGCGATATTCATATTAACGTTTCTGATAAACCTTTGGAATTTATTCATTTAGAGAAAAAGATTTAA
- a CDS encoding serine hydrolase has product MKNKLRFLPIALLVFFVSNQTILAQAKDNYSTRIDSLIQTTSVRPFNGNVLITQNGKTKYSKAYGYSDYAKKTPLKLSDHFVILSNSKQITAVLILQEVEKGKIILNTPIKKYLPNLKQPWASTVTVENLLNHTSGIVDFEKSTAFPVGTQFKYTDLNYILLGQIIERVTNKTYETVVNELFKKNKMKDSFFPNASNQKEIINGRQYFKDNTTKEIHGIVIPKERIPASGLVSTVTDLALWNDLLHNGKLLNEATYSRMTTYTITNQHPVFGDTAIGYGYGIRVNDKTKIKEFGHTGIVPDQGFTSVNLYYPETKTSIIVLENQTFENFDITYYFEAKIREIVLKSTLLK; this is encoded by the coding sequence ATGAAGAACAAGCTACGTTTTCTCCCTATTGCCCTACTTGTATTTTTTGTATCAAATCAAACAATTTTGGCTCAAGCCAAAGACAATTACAGCACTCGGATTGATAGTTTGATTCAAACTACTTCTGTTCGTCCATTTAATGGTAATGTGCTAATAACTCAGAATGGAAAAACTAAGTATTCAAAAGCTTACGGTTATTCTGATTATGCAAAAAAAACTCCTCTTAAATTAAGTGATCATTTTGTTATTCTATCCAATAGCAAGCAAATAACTGCTGTTTTGATTCTTCAGGAAGTCGAAAAGGGTAAAATCATTTTAAATACTCCTATAAAAAAATATCTGCCAAACTTAAAACAGCCTTGGGCAAGCACCGTAACTGTAGAGAATTTACTAAATCATACTTCGGGTATTGTCGATTTTGAGAAATCAACAGCTTTTCCTGTCGGAACTCAATTTAAATATACCGATTTGAATTATATTTTACTAGGTCAAATTATAGAAAGAGTAACTAATAAAACCTATGAAACTGTCGTAAACGAATTGTTCAAGAAAAACAAAATGAAAGATAGTTTCTTCCCAAATGCATCTAACCAAAAAGAGATTATAAACGGCCGACAATATTTCAAAGACAATACAACCAAAGAAATACATGGCATTGTTATTCCAAAAGAAAGAATTCCTGCCTCAGGACTTGTAAGTACTGTTACAGATTTGGCACTTTGGAATGATTTACTTCATAATGGTAAACTTTTGAATGAAGCTACCTATAGTCGAATGACCACTTATACTATTACCAACCAACACCCTGTTTTTGGCGATACAGCAATTGGATATGGATATGGTATTCGTGTAAACGATAAAACTAAAATTAAAGAATTTGGCCATACCGGAATTGTACCCGATCAAGGATTTACATCGGTTAACTTATATTATCCTGAAACTAAAACTAGCATCATTGTTCTGGAAAACCAAACATTTGAAAATTTTGATATTACTTATTATTTTGAAGCCAAAATTAGAGAGATTGTGTTGAAAAGCACATTGCTAAAATAA
- a CDS encoding helix-turn-helix domain-containing protein, with product MNTAIKPKHIGRNISRIRELKDMKQEALAQAIGTNQQAISAIENSETVDEQKLIEIAKALGVSVEAIKNFSEEAVLNIIGNTYHDNGIVNAGLNYNCSFNPLDKVVELYERLVQAEKDKVEYLEKLLNGK from the coding sequence ATGAATACAGCAATAAAACCAAAACATATCGGCAGAAATATAAGCCGTATCAGAGAGCTTAAAGATATGAAACAGGAAGCACTGGCACAGGCTATAGGAACAAATCAGCAGGCAATTTCGGCTATTGAAAACAGCGAAACTGTTGACGAACAAAAACTAATTGAGATAGCAAAAGCTCTGGGAGTTTCTGTTGAAGCGATTAAAAACTTTTCGGAAGAAGCGGTTTTAAATATTATTGGTAATACTTATCACGATAATGGTATTGTAAATGCCGGTCTTAATTATAATTGCAGTTTTAATCCTCTTGATAAAGTTGTTGAGCTTTACGAACGTTTGGTGCAAGCTGAAAAAGATAAAGTTGAGTATTTAGAGAAATTACTAAACGGGAAATAA